A region of Emys orbicularis isolate rEmyOrb1 chromosome 20, rEmyOrb1.hap1, whole genome shotgun sequence DNA encodes the following proteins:
- the LOC135892412 gene encoding claw keratin-like — MSCSSLCYPECGVARPSPVSGSCNEPCVRQCPDSEVIITPSPVVVTIPGPILSNFPQQSEVGAVGAPVVGAGYGGSFGLGGLYGSGGHYGGLYGYGGLGGYGGRYGYGGGYGGGYGGLCGYGGRYGYGGLSGYGGRYGGLCGYGGGYGGGYGYGGACGSGVSCHRYLSGSCTPC, encoded by the coding sequence ATGTCTTgctccagcctgtgctatccagaatgcggGGTGGCCCGTCCCAGTCCAGTTTCTGGCAGCTGCAACGAGCCATGTGTTAGGCAGTGTCCTGACTCTGAAGTCATCATCACACCATCACCGGTTGTTGTAACCATCCCAGGACCAATTCTCAGCAATTTCCCTCAGCAGAGTGAAGTGGGAGCCGTTGGAGCACCTGTGGTCGGAGCCGGCTACGGAGGCTCATTCGGTTTGGGGGGATTGTACGGCTCTGGAGGCCATTATGGAGGATTgtatggttatgggggattaggtGGTTACGGGGGCCGTTATGGTTACGGAGGAGGTTACGGGGGAGGTTACGGGGGATTGTGTGGTTACGGGGGCCGTTATGGTTACGGGGGATTGAGTGGTTACGGGGGCCGTTATGGTGGACTGTGTGGTTACGGAGGAGGTTACGGGGGAGGTTACGGTTACGGGGGAGCATGCGGTTCCGGGGTATCTTGCCATAGGTACCTGAGTGGAAGCTGTACACCATGTTAA